One window of Desulfarculus baarsii DSM 2075 genomic DNA carries:
- a CDS encoding CsgG/HfaB family protein: protein MKSALMRPILLLVVVMLMASGCVVKEKVDEFMDAKDGNLRKRVAVAPFTSGLASLDKSSAKIGAAVEADLKTHGGIVVVEFAKVEEAMAAVDPAVRDQRERVVLACRQLGVSCMVIGTLTDLSVQSQKTGIYGFRENTPFLAMELDLQLIDVSTGSVMADKALQSSQELSDIDATNLRMGQAPSKALEAQLEADLVAPAMKWTWSNISAMRWSGFVLSVDGPRLEVTIGRDTGMTVGDEVVVYTKGEKIVTGSGNVVYLLGRPAGVVRLVELGPRTSWATPMQPEEGEQAPGPFEPGQVVLTE, encoded by the coding sequence ATGAAAAGCGCGCTGATGCGGCCGATTCTGTTGTTGGTCGTGGTCATGCTGATGGCCTCGGGCTGCGTGGTCAAGGAAAAGGTCGACGAGTTCATGGACGCCAAGGACGGCAATCTGCGCAAGCGGGTGGCTGTCGCGCCCTTCACCAGCGGCTTGGCCAGCCTGGACAAATCGTCCGCCAAGATCGGCGCGGCCGTGGAGGCCGATCTGAAGACCCACGGCGGCATCGTGGTGGTGGAGTTCGCCAAGGTCGAGGAGGCCATGGCGGCGGTGGACCCGGCGGTGCGCGATCAGCGCGAGCGGGTGGTCCTGGCTTGCCGCCAGTTGGGCGTTTCGTGCATGGTCATCGGCACGCTGACCGACCTGAGCGTGCAGAGCCAAAAAACCGGCATCTATGGTTTCCGCGAGAATACGCCGTTTTTGGCCATGGAGCTCGACCTGCAGTTGATCGACGTTTCCACCGGCTCGGTCATGGCCGACAAGGCCTTGCAATCGAGCCAGGAACTCAGCGATATCGACGCCACCAATCTGCGCATGGGCCAGGCGCCGTCCAAGGCCCTGGAGGCCCAACTCGAGGCCGACCTTGTCGCGCCGGCCATGAAATGGACATGGTCCAACATCTCGGCCATGCGCTGGAGCGGCTTCGTGCTGTCGGTGGACGGCCCGCGCCTGGAGGTCACCATCGGCCGCGACACCGGCATGACCGTCGGCGACGAGGTCGTCGTCTACACCAAGGGCGAAAAGATCGTCACCGGTTCGGGCAACGTGGTCTATCTGCTGGGCCGGCCGGCCGGCGTGGTGCGGCTGGTGGAGCTTGGTCCGCGCACTTCCTGGGCCACGCCGATGCAGCCCGAGGAGGGTGAACAAGCGCCCGGCCCCTTCGAGCCGGGCCAGGTGGTGTTGACCGAATAA
- a CDS encoding PAS domain S-box protein has protein sequence MAEVVDEKIERMVGGASGEPRQGNGAERLTGGILRMARQMPILLLGFGLDGLVTFWNDECARVTGYDAVEAMANRDMAARLCPEGHDRQRLREILVTPEDDFHEREFSLKTKDGALKTIAWSNISRSFPVEGWASWVVGVDVSGRRAAETALRISEEKFHTLVDSAVEGINVAQEGRLCYLNKSMAAMLGYEPEELLGHGFHELIHPADLPIVLERHYSRLRGGSPPNVYPFRLVAKDNRVRWAELKTVIIDWEGRPATLNLMRDITDRRNIEQALRDGERRYQALADATFESVLIVERGRCVEANKTALAMFGYDHDQLLERDFCDLFADTACQEIRRFMQSGSAEPMEAEARRGDGGFFWAEVCCRQASYQGQAVTVCAVRDVTANKTAQIELRRSEATIRGILNAAPIAIGIMVGAERVLGWSNKMMSEMTGFSVEELEGMPASGLYPDSQEYERVGRLRRELLPATGLGSGETVWRRKDGALIDVLLSGALLNPDDMADGLVYTALDITQRKKTEQALKDNEERLRKIVEGLPLGAVLRDGDRLYANKAVEDITGWARADLATVADCFARIFVEEPERFAALYDKFRSSDGPSKMVVNITRRDGQRRAVEFSSSKEGENELWLLRDVTEETKAAEEKARLESQLRHAQKMEALGTLAGGIAHDFNNILAAIIGFTELAVEGHQEGQVNPADLKQVLRSAERARELVRQILAFSRQTEAELRPMDLNKQLGQTVELLKCTLPKMISVETILSGDAPLVLANNNQIEQLLLNLANNARDAMPEGGRLIFETESAMLDDEFCQHHVGLEPGAYVLLKVSDTGHGMDAKTLSRMYDPFFSTKEVGRGTGLGMSTVYGIVKGHRGHISCYSEPGRGTIFRVYLPVSPAGQEGASGELPTQINGPGGTETILLVDDEPALREIGAKMLARRGYHVTRAASGEEALEIFDADPSAIDLVILDVSMPGMGGHACLRKLREADPQVKVIIASGYSRETQLKEIAAVGASGYVAKPFRAYDLLTLVRQVLDEG, from the coding sequence ATGGCCGAAGTGGTTGACGAGAAAATCGAGCGGATGGTGGGGGGCGCGTCTGGTGAGCCGCGCCAAGGCAACGGGGCCGAGCGCCTCACGGGCGGGATCTTGCGCATGGCCCGGCAGATGCCCATCCTGCTGTTGGGCTTCGGGCTGGACGGCCTGGTGACTTTCTGGAACGACGAATGCGCGCGCGTCACCGGCTACGACGCCGTCGAAGCCATGGCCAACCGCGACATGGCGGCCCGGCTCTGCCCGGAAGGTCACGACCGCCAGCGTCTGCGCGAGATCCTCGTCACTCCCGAGGACGATTTTCACGAGCGCGAGTTTTCGCTGAAAACCAAAGACGGCGCGTTGAAGACCATCGCCTGGTCCAACATCTCGCGGAGCTTTCCGGTGGAAGGCTGGGCCTCGTGGGTGGTCGGCGTCGACGTCAGCGGGCGGCGGGCGGCCGAGACGGCCCTGAGGATCTCCGAGGAGAAGTTTCACACCCTGGTCGACAGCGCGGTGGAAGGCATCAACGTGGCCCAGGAGGGCCGCCTGTGCTATCTGAACAAATCCATGGCCGCCATGCTTGGCTACGAGCCCGAGGAGCTTCTGGGCCACGGCTTTCACGAACTGATCCACCCGGCCGACCTGCCCATTGTCCTGGAGCGCCACTATTCGCGTCTGCGCGGCGGTTCGCCGCCCAACGTCTATCCCTTCCGGCTGGTGGCCAAGGACAACCGGGTGCGCTGGGCCGAGTTGAAAACCGTCATCATCGACTGGGAAGGCCGTCCGGCCACCCTCAACCTGATGCGCGACATCACCGACCGGCGCAACATCGAACAGGCCCTGCGCGACGGCGAGCGGCGCTATCAGGCCCTGGCCGACGCCACCTTCGAGTCGGTTTTGATTGTCGAGCGCGGCCGCTGCGTCGAGGCCAACAAGACGGCCCTGGCCATGTTTGGCTACGACCACGATCAACTGCTCGAGCGTGATTTCTGCGATCTGTTCGCCGACACCGCCTGCCAGGAAATCCGCCGCTTCATGCAAAGCGGCTCGGCCGAGCCCATGGAGGCCGAGGCCAGGCGTGGCGACGGCGGTTTTTTCTGGGCCGAGGTCTGCTGCCGCCAGGCCAGTTATCAGGGCCAGGCGGTGACTGTCTGCGCCGTGCGCGACGTCACCGCCAACAAGACGGCCCAGATCGAGTTGCGCCGCAGCGAGGCCACCATCCGCGGCATCCTCAACGCCGCGCCCATCGCCATCGGCATCATGGTCGGCGCCGAACGGGTCTTGGGCTGGTCCAACAAGATGATGTCGGAGATGACCGGCTTTTCCGTCGAGGAGTTGGAAGGCATGCCCGCCAGCGGGCTCTACCCCGACAGCCAGGAATACGAGCGCGTCGGCCGCCTGCGCCGGGAACTGCTGCCCGCCACCGGCCTGGGTTCGGGCGAGACGGTCTGGCGGCGCAAGGACGGCGCGCTGATCGACGTGCTTTTAAGCGGCGCCCTTTTGAACCCCGACGACATGGCCGACGGCCTGGTCTACACCGCCCTGGACATCACCCAGCGCAAAAAGACCGAGCAGGCCCTCAAGGACAACGAAGAGCGCCTGCGCAAGATCGTCGAGGGCCTGCCCCTGGGCGCGGTGCTGCGCGATGGCGATCGGCTCTACGCCAACAAGGCCGTCGAGGACATCACCGGCTGGGCCAGGGCTGATCTGGCCACGGTCGCGGATTGCTTCGCCCGGATCTTTGTCGAGGAGCCCGAACGCTTTGCCGCGCTCTATGACAAATTCAGGAGCAGCGACGGGCCGTCCAAGATGGTCGTCAACATCACGCGCCGGGATGGCCAGCGCCGCGCGGTGGAGTTCTCCTCCAGCAAGGAGGGCGAAAACGAGCTGTGGCTGCTGCGCGACGTGACCGAGGAAACAAAGGCCGCCGAGGAGAAGGCCCGTCTGGAAAGCCAACTCCGCCACGCCCAGAAAATGGAGGCCCTGGGCACCCTGGCCGGCGGCATCGCCCACGATTTCAACAATATTTTGGCCGCGATCATCGGCTTTACCGAACTGGCCGTGGAGGGCCATCAAGAGGGCCAGGTCAATCCGGCCGACCTGAAGCAGGTGCTGCGCTCGGCCGAGCGAGCCCGTGAACTGGTGCGTCAGATCCTGGCCTTCAGTCGCCAGACCGAGGCCGAACTGCGCCCCATGGACCTGAACAAGCAACTGGGCCAGACCGTTGAGCTGCTCAAGTGCACCCTGCCCAAGATGATCAGCGTCGAGACGATCCTGTCCGGCGATGCGCCCCTGGTGCTGGCCAACAACAACCAGATCGAGCAACTGCTTTTGAACCTGGCCAACAACGCCCGCGACGCCATGCCCGAGGGCGGCCGCCTGATCTTCGAGACCGAAAGCGCCATGCTCGACGACGAATTCTGCCAGCATCACGTTGGGCTGGAGCCTGGGGCCTACGTGCTGTTGAAGGTCTCGGACACTGGCCACGGCATGGACGCCAAGACGCTTTCGCGCATGTACGACCCGTTTTTTTCGACCAAGGAAGTCGGCAGGGGCACGGGCCTGGGCATGTCCACGGTCTACGGCATCGTCAAGGGCCACCGTGGCCACATCAGTTGCTACAGCGAACCGGGACGGGGCACGATCTTCCGTGTCTACCTGCCGGTCAGCCCGGCCGGCCAGGAGGGCGCGTCCGGCGAGCTGCCAACCCAAATCAACGGCCCCGGCGGCACGGAGACGATCCTGCTGGTCGACGACGAACCGGCCCTGCGCGAGATCGGCGCCAAGATGCTGGCGCGCCGAGGTTATCACGTGACCAGGGCCGCCAGCGGCGAGGAGGCCCTGGAGATTTTCGACGCCGATCCCTCGGCCATCGATCTGGTCATCCTCGATGTGAGCATGCCCGGCATGGGCGGCCACGCCTGCCTGCGCAAGCTGCGCGAAGCCGATCCCCAGGTCAAGGTGATCATCGCCAGCGGCTATTCCCGCGAGACGCAGCTAAAGGAGATCGCCGCCGTGGGCGCCTCGGGCTACGTGGCCAAGCCCTTCCGGGCCTACGACCTGCTGACCCTGGTGCGCCAGGTGCTGGACGAGGGCTGA
- the glgP gene encoding alpha-glucan family phosphorylase encodes MRPTISFEVRPKLPPALEPLKKLASNLWFVWNPEAQELWQRIDVDLWRKSRYNPVALLNQVHQERLASLAEDGGFIAQMERAASQLSQYMSTDYCPFLGGRAPENFTVAYFSAEYGMANCLPIYSGGLGMLSGDHLKSASDLNIPLVGVGLAYRQGYFTQYLDHDGWQQEEYAANDFWNMPMKLLHDDQGQEIRISVDIEGRPLIARAWRIDVGRVPLYLLDSGIEENPPDLRDITFQLYGGDTQMRIRQEILLGIGGVRLLDKLGITYSVIHMNEGHSAFAALERIRLLRQKHGLNFDQAREIVRATGCFTTHTPVPAGNDYFDTDLVRRHFQGYVGELGISMPVLLGYGRVHPTDQNEPLCMTVLALRLSAFNNGVSELHGQVSRQMWKDVWPHFPEEDVPIGHITNGVHTSTWINPDIAYLYNRYLGPGWMEDPDSDAVWQGVDQIPDSELWQMHERRRAQMVSEVRQRLVRQFKRRGGSARELAVCAESLRPDRLTIVFARRFATYKRAVLLLYDIDRLAAIVNHPERPVQFIFAGKAHPKDNEGKEFIRRIVNLTHDERFRGKIVFVEDYDMGLARYLVQGADVWLNNPRRPLEACGTSGMKAAANGALNLSVLDGWWAEAFQPGIGWQIGQGEEYEDEGVQNMLEAGALYRLLENDVPSMFYYRDDQGLPREWIKHMKNCLRVVCPAFNSHRMVEDYVEMAYLPGGLRYAQLSRDDFAGARELGGWVSMVMENWSQVQVQDVTSPIQGPLTWGQEVEVRAKVRLGQLTPSDVVCDIYTGQLGPFGLFTDRRTFGMQPESEIEPGLWLFKGSFACDATGRMGLRVRLAPYHAGLGSKYSLGLAAWG; translated from the coding sequence GTGCGACCCACCATTAGCTTTGAAGTGCGACCCAAGCTGCCGCCGGCCCTGGAGCCGCTGAAGAAATTGGCCTCCAACCTGTGGTTTGTTTGGAACCCCGAAGCCCAAGAGCTGTGGCAACGCATCGATGTCGACCTGTGGCGCAAATCGCGCTACAACCCGGTGGCCCTGCTCAACCAGGTGCACCAGGAGCGCTTGGCCAGCCTGGCCGAGGACGGCGGCTTCATCGCCCAGATGGAGCGGGCGGCCTCGCAGCTTTCACAATACATGTCCACCGACTACTGCCCCTTCCTGGGCGGCCGCGCGCCGGAAAACTTCACGGTGGCCTATTTTTCGGCCGAATACGGCATGGCCAACTGCCTGCCCATCTATTCCGGCGGCCTGGGCATGCTCAGCGGCGATCACCTCAAAAGCGCCAGCGACCTCAACATCCCCCTGGTCGGCGTGGGCCTGGCTTATCGCCAGGGCTATTTCACCCAATACCTCGACCACGACGGCTGGCAGCAGGAAGAATACGCGGCCAACGACTTCTGGAACATGCCCATGAAGTTGCTGCACGACGACCAGGGCCAGGAGATCCGCATCAGCGTCGACATCGAGGGCCGGCCGCTGATCGCCCGGGCCTGGCGCATCGACGTGGGCCGCGTGCCGCTGTATCTGCTCGATTCGGGCATCGAGGAAAACCCGCCGGATCTGCGCGACATCACCTTCCAGCTCTACGGCGGCGACACCCAGATGCGCATCCGCCAGGAGATCCTGCTGGGCATCGGCGGCGTGCGGCTTTTGGACAAGCTGGGCATAACCTACAGCGTCATCCACATGAACGAGGGCCACAGCGCCTTCGCCGCCCTGGAGCGCATCCGTCTGCTGCGCCAAAAGCACGGCCTCAACTTCGACCAGGCCCGCGAGATCGTCCGGGCCACCGGCTGCTTCACCACCCACACCCCGGTGCCCGCCGGCAACGACTACTTCGACACCGACTTGGTGCGCCGTCATTTCCAGGGCTACGTGGGCGAGTTGGGCATCTCGATGCCGGTGCTTCTGGGCTATGGCCGGGTGCACCCCACCGATCAGAACGAACCCCTGTGCATGACCGTGCTGGCCCTGCGCCTGAGCGCCTTCAACAACGGCGTCAGCGAGTTGCATGGCCAGGTCAGCCGCCAGATGTGGAAAGACGTCTGGCCCCACTTCCCCGAGGAGGACGTGCCCATCGGCCACATCACCAACGGCGTGCACACCTCCACCTGGATCAACCCCGACATCGCCTACCTCTACAACCGCTATCTGGGCCCCGGCTGGATGGAAGACCCCGACTCCGACGCCGTCTGGCAGGGCGTGGACCAGATCCCCGACAGCGAGCTGTGGCAGATGCACGAACGCCGCCGGGCCCAGATGGTCTCGGAAGTGCGCCAGCGCCTGGTCCGGCAGTTCAAACGCCGTGGCGGCTCGGCCCGCGAACTGGCCGTCTGCGCCGAATCTTTGCGCCCCGACCGGCTGACCATCGTCTTTGCCCGGCGTTTCGCCACCTACAAGCGCGCCGTGCTCTTGCTCTACGACATCGACCGCCTGGCCGCCATCGTCAACCACCCCGAGCGGCCCGTGCAGTTCATCTTCGCCGGCAAGGCCCACCCCAAGGACAACGAGGGCAAGGAGTTCATTCGCCGCATCGTCAACCTGACCCACGACGAGCGTTTCCGCGGCAAGATCGTCTTTGTCGAGGACTACGACATGGGCCTGGCCCGCTATCTGGTCCAGGGGGCCGACGTCTGGCTCAACAACCCCCGCCGGCCCTTGGAGGCCTGCGGCACCAGCGGCATGAAGGCCGCCGCCAACGGCGCGCTCAACCTCAGCGTGCTCGACGGCTGGTGGGCCGAGGCCTTCCAGCCTGGCATCGGCTGGCAGATCGGCCAGGGCGAGGAGTACGAAGACGAAGGCGTGCAGAACATGCTCGAGGCCGGGGCGCTCTATCGTCTGCTCGAAAACGACGTGCCCTCGATGTTCTACTATCGCGACGACCAGGGCCTGCCCCGCGAGTGGATCAAGCACATGAAAAACTGCCTGCGCGTGGTCTGCCCGGCCTTCAACAGCCACCGCATGGTCGAGGATTACGTCGAAATGGCCTACCTGCCCGGCGGCCTGCGCTACGCCCAGTTGTCGCGCGATGATTTCGCCGGGGCCAGGGAGTTGGGCGGTTGGGTCTCGATGGTCATGGAAAACTGGAGCCAGGTGCAGGTGCAAGATGTGACCAGCCCCATCCAGGGCCCGTTGACCTGGGGCCAGGAGGTGGAGGTGCGGGCCAAGGTGCGCCTGGGCCAACTCACGCCAAGCGACGTGGTCTGCGACATCTACACCGGCCAGTTGGGGCCTTTCGGCCTGTTCACCGACCGCCGCACCTTCGGCATGCAACCCGAGAGCGAAATCGAACCCGGACTGTGGCTGTTCAAAGGCTCCTTTGCCTGCGACGCCACCGGCCGCATGGGCCTGCGCGTGCGCCTGGCGCCTTATCACGCCGGCCTGGGCTCGAAGTATTCGCTGGGCCTGGCCGCCTGGGGCTAG
- a CDS encoding acylphosphatase → MEEVRALVLIRGRVQGVAFRHYTKRMADGLGLKGYVRNLPLRRVEALFQGPRPLVEQAIGWCRQGPALARVDDLDLRWQDPADDLEGFEIRQ, encoded by the coding sequence ATGGAGGAAGTCAGGGCGCTGGTGTTGATCCGCGGCCGGGTGCAGGGCGTGGCGTTTCGGCACTATACCAAGCGCATGGCCGACGGCCTTGGCCTGAAGGGCTACGTGCGCAATCTGCCTTTGCGCCGGGTGGAGGCCTTGTTTCAGGGGCCGCGGCCGTTGGTCGAGCAAGCCATTGGCTGGTGCCGCCAGGGTCCGGCCCTGGCCAGGGTCGACGACCTGGATCTGCGTTGGCAAGATCCGGCCGACGATCTGGAGGGCTTTGAGATACGCCAATAG
- a CDS encoding tetratricopeptide repeat protein, translated as MGMIFSMAPRRLILLALFVLGLCLRLWGLAWGRGEAASPHPDEWAWRILESLSPSQPAYAGLFNQFFYSLAALGKGLAEIVAGSAKLLLGEARFVAEGVVPSLMAGRFLVALFGAAQAPLAYSLARGAFGSVGAGLLAAAMIAVSPLLVTQSHFFSLATPLATMIMLCLLAAHDLAKRPGARSCAVAGLACGLTVTTEPMGVWALAYPALALALGLWRRVAAPRRLLAYWPAVFALGLAAGVIVGSPWLVWPDDAQGRGPWALWAISQPPEGWWAHLARRGGQLWELLAEMGGLEITGLWLAAAALSLGRDRPLALLIVTAPLPFLAAGLAAQNMSIESVAVCWTPLATASAGWPLALICRRLPRYNLQVAAALALGLLLCLTPLWRSLGLAYIFWQTDTVAAAKTWLADNLPADAPLLAGPGCPPTIFQQAEPAAKGLAAERLIENGAYLLWNRQAADAQAPPPGLQRVASFALSDRWSPMAAAPGAANPRWINPVMEIYGPARAAAVTRPLALFRPSADVQRDYDMIYVGNATYGQNSQTMLLRGHTWRERVLRGPGPLDSIAVHLRNMGADLALVEVRQGPGLGRVFGVFPGQDEELIVEAKAWPPMSGGVYPVKARLLRGDAVLARIDWDPLIIGRRALEREDLDDARRFLAKALAQQPGSFDAGALLAGALTELGLLDQARKVMDALDGEDGGPAKDFIELASRKPDAAWLEKLRRLTGYDPALLLESLGHAYQIDGPPCLPKEREAPFSGPGFSGVLRRTPGGGELKIWLDQPMPAGHGEVWLDFAEDRSAPEGWAGRAQVWGHGPEGSRLLAQHGVDARTVARGKSMRLSFVCPKIGQSLEIRLEGHGGEPTLQRLRVGVDLAGHIAGVLRWYHDAKGRLALGEGRYAQAVEAFEAALASDPGFDRVQLPLARALSDAGQAERAAHIARLAEKTFTAQPDILAQLRELYLALRLADDAARVEKSLAYLRPSLKFESRFEGGLTLLGYDLPKAEVSPGGQLDVNYYWRAWSRPPTNFFIFVHLEGEGRIINFDHLLDHGRVDMTSLTPGQVVREDYQLSIPTDAKPGQYRLVVGLWDPRFTGKGARVIEGQGNGAKEVVLATITIK; from the coding sequence ATGGGCATGATCTTCTCGATGGCTCCCCGCCGCTTGATCTTGCTGGCCCTTTTCGTGCTGGGGCTGTGCCTGCGCCTGTGGGGCCTGGCCTGGGGCCGGGGCGAGGCCGCCAGCCCGCACCCCGACGAATGGGCTTGGCGCATCCTTGAGAGCCTCTCGCCGAGCCAACCCGCCTACGCCGGCCTGTTCAACCAATTTTTCTATTCGCTGGCCGCCCTGGGCAAGGGCCTGGCGGAGATCGTGGCCGGATCGGCCAAGCTTCTGCTGGGCGAGGCGCGTTTCGTGGCCGAAGGCGTGGTTCCCTCGCTGATGGCCGGCCGCTTTTTGGTGGCCCTTTTCGGCGCGGCTCAAGCGCCGCTGGCCTATTCGCTGGCCCGTGGGGCCTTTGGCAGCGTGGGCGCCGGCCTCCTGGCGGCGGCCATGATCGCCGTCAGCCCCTTGCTGGTGACCCAGAGCCATTTCTTCTCCCTGGCCACGCCGCTGGCCACGATGATCATGCTCTGCCTTCTGGCCGCCCACGACTTGGCCAAGCGGCCGGGGGCGCGTTCCTGCGCCGTGGCCGGCCTGGCCTGCGGCCTGACCGTCACCACCGAGCCCATGGGCGTCTGGGCCTTGGCCTATCCGGCCCTGGCCCTGGCCTTGGGCTTATGGCGACGCGTGGCCGCGCCCAGACGGCTGCTGGCCTATTGGCCGGCGGTGTTCGCCCTGGGCCTGGCGGCCGGGGTGATCGTCGGCAGCCCATGGTTGGTCTGGCCCGACGACGCCCAGGGCCGGGGTCCGTGGGCGCTTTGGGCCATCAGCCAGCCGCCCGAAGGCTGGTGGGCCCACCTTGCCCGGCGCGGCGGCCAGCTGTGGGAGCTTCTCGCGGAGATGGGCGGGCTGGAGATCACCGGGCTCTGGTTGGCGGCGGCCGCGCTGAGCCTGGGCCGCGACAGGCCCCTGGCCCTGCTGATCGTGACGGCCCCCTTGCCTTTTCTGGCCGCCGGCCTGGCCGCTCAAAACATGTCCATCGAAAGCGTGGCCGTTTGCTGGACGCCGTTGGCGACGGCCAGCGCCGGCTGGCCGCTGGCGCTGATCTGCCGGCGGTTGCCTCGCTACAACCTGCAAGTGGCCGCGGCGCTGGCCCTGGGGCTGTTGCTGTGCCTGACGCCCCTGTGGCGCTCGCTGGGCTTGGCCTATATCTTCTGGCAGACCGACACCGTGGCCGCCGCCAAGACGTGGCTGGCCGACAATCTGCCCGCCGACGCCCCTCTGTTGGCCGGGCCGGGTTGCCCGCCGACGATTTTTCAACAGGCCGAGCCGGCGGCCAAGGGCCTGGCCGCCGAGCGCCTGATCGAAAACGGGGCCTATCTGCTCTGGAACCGACAGGCGGCCGACGCCCAAGCTCCGCCGCCCGGCTTGCAGCGGGTGGCCTCCTTCGCGCTCAGCGACCGCTGGTCGCCCATGGCGGCCGCGCCCGGCGCGGCCAATCCGCGCTGGATCAACCCCGTGATGGAGATCTACGGCCCGGCCCGCGCCGCCGCCGTGACCAGACCGTTGGCCCTGTTCCGCCCCTCGGCCGACGTCCAGCGCGACTACGACATGATCTACGTCGGCAACGCCACCTACGGCCAGAACTCGCAGACCATGCTGCTGCGTGGCCACACCTGGCGCGAGCGGGTCTTGCGCGGGCCGGGGCCGCTGGACAGCATCGCCGTGCACCTGCGCAACATGGGCGCCGATCTGGCCCTTGTCGAGGTGCGCCAGGGCCCCGGCCTGGGCCGGGTGTTTGGCGTCTTCCCCGGCCAGGACGAAGAATTGATCGTGGAGGCCAAGGCGTGGCCGCCCATGTCCGGCGGCGTCTATCCGGTCAAGGCGCGGCTGCTGCGCGGCGACGCGGTGCTGGCCCGCATCGACTGGGATCCGTTGATCATCGGCCGCCGCGCCCTGGAGCGCGAAGACCTCGACGACGCCCGGCGTTTTCTGGCCAAGGCCCTGGCCCAGCAGCCGGGCAGCTTCGACGCCGGCGCGCTGTTGGCCGGCGCGCTGACGGAGTTGGGCCTGTTGGACCAGGCCCGCAAGGTCATGGACGCCCTCGACGGCGAAGACGGCGGGCCGGCCAAGGACTTCATCGAGTTGGCCAGCCGAAAGCCCGACGCGGCCTGGCTGGAAAAATTGCGCCGTCTGACCGGCTACGACCCCGCCCTGCTGCTGGAGTCACTGGGCCACGCCTACCAGATCGACGGGCCGCCCTGCCTGCCCAAGGAGCGTGAAGCGCCCTTCAGCGGCCCCGGCTTCAGCGGCGTGTTGCGTCGCACGCCCGGCGGCGGCGAGCTGAAGATCTGGCTGGACCAACCCATGCCCGCCGGCCACGGCGAGGTGTGGCTGGACTTCGCCGAGGATCGCTCCGCGCCCGAGGGTTGGGCGGGCCGGGCCCAGGTCTGGGGCCACGGGCCCGAGGGCTCGCGGTTGCTGGCCCAACATGGCGTCGACGCCCGGACCGTGGCCCGGGGCAAATCCATGCGCCTGAGTTTTGTCTGCCCCAAGATCGGCCAATCGCTGGAAATCAGGCTGGAGGGCCACGGCGGCGAGCCGACCCTGCAACGCCTGCGCGTGGGCGTGGACCTGGCCGGCCATATCGCCGGCGTCTTGCGCTGGTATCACGACGCCAAGGGCCGCCTGGCCCTGGGCGAGGGCCGCTACGCCCAGGCCGTGGAGGCCTTCGAGGCCGCCTTGGCCAGCGACCCCGGCTTCGACCGCGTCCAACTGCCCCTGGCCAGGGCCCTGAGCGACGCCGGCCAGGCCGAACGCGCCGCCCATATCGCCCGCCTGGCCGAAAAAACCTTCACCGCCCAGCCCGACATTCTGGCCCAACTGCGTGAGCTTTACCTGGCGCTGCGCCTGGCCGACGACGCGGCCAGAGTCGAAAAGAGCCTGGCCTATCTGCGGCCATCGCTAAAGTTCGAAAGCCGTTTCGAGGGCGGCCTGACCCTGCTGGGCTACGACCTGCCCAAGGCCGAGGTTAGCCCGGGTGGCCAGCTCGACGTCAATTATTATTGGCGGGCGTGGAGCAGGCCGCCGACCAACTTTTTCATCTTCGTCCACCTGGAGGGCGAAGGCCGCATCATCAACTTCGACCACCTGCTCGACCACGGCCGGGTGGACATGACCAGCCTGACCCCCGGCCAGGTCGTGCGCGAGGACTATCAACTCAGCATCCCCACCGACGCCAAGCCCGGCCAATACAGGCTGGTGGTGGGCCTGTGGGATCCGCGCTTCACCGGCAAGGGCGCCCGCGTCATCGAAGGTCAGGGCAATGGGGCCAAGGAAGTCGTTTTGGCCACGATCACGATCAAATAA